The following proteins are encoded in a genomic region of Zea mays cultivar B73 chromosome 9, Zm-B73-REFERENCE-NAM-5.0, whole genome shotgun sequence:
- the LOC100193836 gene encoding Probable calcium-binding protein CML21: MGAVLGRHDTHKRSSHGSKLEVKMVDAMQQRASHGTSLKSFDSIIMKFPKIDESFRKCKTIFEQFDEDSNGEIDKEELKHCFQKLEISFTEEEICDLFEACDINEDMGMKFNEFIVFLCLVYLLNEAAVLEAKIKMGLGNLEATFETLVDAFVFLDKNKDGYVSKDEMIQAINETTTGERSSGPIAMKRFEEMDWDKNGMVTFKEFLFAFTRWVGIDENEDEDDDE; the protein is encoded by the exons ATGGGCGCGGTGCTTGGACGGCATGACACGCACAAGCGGAGTTCCCATGGTTCGAAGCTGGAGGTAAAGATGGTCGACGCTATGCAGCAGAGAGCATCGCATGGAACCTCACTGAAATCGTTCGATAGCATTATCATGAAGTTCCCCAAAATAGACGAGAGTTTCAGAAAATGCAAGACTATCTTCGAACAGTTTG ATGAAGATTCAAATGGCGAAATAGATAAAGAGGAACTGAAACATTGTTTTCAAAAGCTGGAAATCTCATTCACAGAGGAGGAGATATGTGATCTCTTTGAAGCTTGCGATATAAATGAAGATATGGGCATGAAGTTCAACGAGTTCATTGTCTTTCTGTGCCTTGTCTATCTTCTCAATGAAGCAGCTGTCTTGGAAGCA AAGATAAAGATGGGACTAGGAAATCTTGAGGCAACCTTCGAGACCTTGGTTGATGCGTTTGTCTTCTTGGATAAGAATAAAGATGGGTATGTGAGCAAGGATGAGATGATCCAAGCAATAAACGAGACCACGACAGGAGAGCGCTCTTCTGGGCCTATAGCCATGAAAAGATTTG AGGAAATGGACTGGGACAAGAACGGAATGGTGACATTCAAGGAGTTCCTGTTTGCCTTCACTCGCTGGGTAGGAATTGATGAAAATGAGGATGAAGATGACGATGAATAA
- the LOC103640151 gene encoding subtilisin-like protease SBT5.3, protein MESSTAVASAALLLALLGSLLQQTPAALASVSGKPRSSYVVYLGGHPPRADGVSLEVASRRATDSHYDLLGAVLGDREKARQAIFYSYTKHINGFAANLDPGAAAEIARYPGVVSVFPNRGRKLHTTRSWQFMGLERDGDVPQWSAWEKARYGEDTIIGNLDSGVWPESESFDDGEMGPIPDYWKGICQNDHDRAFQCNRKLIGARYFNKGFGDEVRVPLDAAFKTPRDENGHGTHTLSTAGGAAVRGASAFGYAAGTARGGSPRARVAAYRVCFRPVNGSECFDSDILAAFDTAIDDGVHVISASVGGDATDYLNDAVAVGSLHAVKAGVTVVCSASNEGPDLGTVTNVAPWILTVAASSVDREFSAFAVFNHTRVEGVSLSARWLHGKGFYPLITGDQAIHPGSKQEDAQLCLVGSLDPEKTRGKIVVCLRGNIPRVDKGAAVRHAGGAAMILVNDEANGNVLQADPHVIPAVHISYADGLRLSAYIKNTKVPSGFVVKGRTILGTRPAPVMAAFSSQGPNTINPEILKPDITAPGVNVIAAWSGATSPTDKSFDKRRVAFNILSGTSMSCPHVSGVAGLIKTLHPDWSPAAIKSAIMTSATVLDAEMKPILNSSYAPATPFSYGAGHVFPSRALDPGLVYDMTVVDYLDFLCALGYNATAMRTMNRGSFVCPTTPMSLHDLNYPSITAHGLPAGTTTMVRRRLKNVGLPGTYTAAVVEPEGMHVSVIPAMLVFRETGEEKEFDVIFTVSDRAPAASYVFGTIVWSDGSHQVRSPLVVKTTQG, encoded by the exons ATGGAGAGTAGCACGGCTGTCGCGTCTGCCGCCCTCCTCCTCGCCCTGCTCGGTTCGCTGCTGCAGCAGACCCCAgcggcgctcgcctccgtctccGGGAAGCCGCGGTCTTCGTACGTCGTGTACCTCGGCGGCCACCCGCCGCGCGCCGACGGCGTGTCGCTGGAGGTCGCGTCCCGGCGGGCCACCGACTCGCACTACGACCTCCTCGGCGCCGTCCTAGGGGA CCGGGAGAAGGCTCGCCAGGCCATCTTCTACTCGTACACCAAACACATCAATGGCTTCGCCGCTAACCTCGATCCCGGCGCGGCCGCCGAGATCGCTA GGTACCCCGGCGTGGTGTCGGTGTTCCCGAACAGGGGCCGCAAGCTACACACGACGAGGTCGTGGCAGTTCATGGGGCTCGAGAGGGACGGCGATGTCCCGCAGTGGTCGGCCTGGGAGAAGGCCAGGTACGGCGAGGACACCATCATCGGCAACCTCGACTCAG GCGTGTGGCCGGAGTCCGAGAGCTTCGACGACGGCGAAATGGGGCCTATCCCAGACTACTGGAAAGGGATCTGCCAGAACGACCACGACAGGGCGTTCCAATGCAACCG GAAGCTCATCGGCGCGCGCTACTTCAACAAGGGCTTCGGGGATGAGGTGCGCGTCCCTCTCGACGCCGCGTTCAAGACGCCGCGCGACGAGAACGGGCACGGCACGCACACGCTGTCGACGGCGGGCGGGGCGGCCGTGCGCGGCGCGAGCGCGTTCGGGTACGCCGCAGGCACGGCGCGGGGCGGGTCCCCGCGCGCGCGCGTTGCCGCCTACCGCGTCTGCTTCCGCCCCGTCAACGGCAGCGAGTGCTTCGACAGCGACATCCTCGCGGCGTTCGACACCGCCATCGACGACGGCGTGCACGTCATCTCGGCCTCCGTCGGCGGCGACGCCACTGACTACCTCAACGACGCCGTCGCCGTCGGCTCGCTGCACGCCGTCAAGGCGGGGGTCACCGTCGTCTGCTCCGCCAGCAACGAGGGCCCGGACCTGGGCACCGTCACCAACGTCGCGCCGTGGATCCTCACCGTCGCCGCCAGCTCCGTCGACAGGGAGTTCTCGGCCTTCGCCGTGTTCAACCACACCAGGGTCGAG GGCGTGAGCCTCTCGGCGAGGTGGCTGCACGGGAAAGGCTTCTACCCGCTCATCACCGGCGACCAAGCCATACATCCTGGCAGCAAGCAGGAAGACGC CCAGTTGTGCTTGGTGGGGTCGCTGGACCCCGAGAAGACCAGGGGAAAGATCGTGGTGTGCCTGAGAGGGAACATCCCAAGGGTGGACAAGGGCGCTGCCGTCCGCCACGCCGGTGGCGCCGCCATGATCCTCGTCAACGACGAGGCCAACGGGAACGTCCTCCAGGCCGACCCGCACGTGATCCCGGCCGTGCACATCTCCTACGCCGACGGGCTCAGGCTCTCGGCGTACATCAAGAACACCAA GGTTCCGTCCGGGTTCGTCGTCAAGGGGAGGACGATCTTGGGCACGAGGCCGGCGCCGGTCATGGCGGCTTTCTCATCTCAGGGGCCGAACACGATCAACCCTGAAATCCTCAAG CCAGACATCACGGCGCCGGGGGTGAACGTCATCGCGGCGTGGAGTGGCGCGACGTCGCCCACGGACAAGTCGTTCGACAAGCGGCGAGTGGCGTTCAACATCCTCTCCGGCACGTCCATGTCGTGCCCGCACGTCTCCGGCGTCGCTGGCCTGATCAAGACCCTCCACCCGGACTGGAGCCCCGCCGCGATCAAGTCGGCGATCATGACAAGCG CGACGGTGCTGGACGCGGAGATGAAGCCGATCCTGAACTCGTCCTACGCCCCGGCGACGCCGTTCAGCTACGGCGCCGGCCACGTGTTCCCGAGCCGCGCGCTGGACCCAGGGCTCGTGTACGACATGACCGTCGTGGACTACCTCGACTTCCTCTGCGCGCTCGGGTACAACGCGACGGCCATGAGGACGATGAACAGGGGATCGTTCGTGTGCCCGACCACCCCCATGAGCCTCCACGACCTCAATTACCCATCAATCACTGCGCACGGTCTTCCCGCCGGCACGACCACGATGGTCCGGCGCAGGCTCAAGAACGTCGGGCTGCCGGGGACGTACACGGCCGCCGTCGTCGAGCCCGAGGGGATGCACGTGTCGGTGATACCGGCGATGCTGGTGTTCAGGGAAACCGGTGAGGAGAAGGAGTTCGACGTGATTTTCACGGTCAGCGACCGCGCCCCGGCCGCGAGCTACGTATTTGGCACCATTGTCTGGTCTGATGGGAGCCATCAGGTGAGGAGTCCGCTGGTAGTGAAGACGACGCAGGGGTGA
- the LOC100193836 gene encoding probable calcium-binding protein CML21 isoform X1, with protein MGAVLGRHDTHKRSSHGSKLEVKMVDAMQQRASHGTSLKSFDSIIMKFPKIDESFRKCKTIFEQFDSNGEIDKEELKHCFQKLEISFTEEEICDLFEACDINEDMGMKFNEFIVFLCLVYLLNEAAVLEAKIKMGLGNLEATFETLVDAFVFLDKNKDGYVSKDEMIQAINETTTGERSSGPIAMKRFEEMDWDKNGMVTFKEFLFAFTRWVGIDENEDEDDDE; from the exons ATGGGCGCGGTGCTTGGACGGCATGACACGCACAAGCGGAGTTCCCATGGTTCGAAGCTGGAGGTAAAGATGGTCGACGCTATGCAGCAGAGAGCATCGCATGGAACCTCACTGAAATCGTTCGATAGCATTATCATGAAGTTCCCCAAAATAGACGAGAGTTTCAGAAAATGCAAGACTATCTTCGAACAGTTTG ATTCAAATGGCGAAATAGATAAAGAGGAACTGAAACATTGTTTTCAAAAGCTGGAAATCTCATTCACAGAGGAGGAGATATGTGATCTCTTTGAAGCTTGCGATATAAATGAAGATATGGGCATGAAGTTCAACGAGTTCATTGTCTTTCTGTGCCTTGTCTATCTTCTCAATGAAGCAGCTGTCTTGGAAGCA AAGATAAAGATGGGACTAGGAAATCTTGAGGCAACCTTCGAGACCTTGGTTGATGCGTTTGTCTTCTTGGATAAGAATAAAGATGGGTATGTGAGCAAGGATGAGATGATCCAAGCAATAAACGAGACCACGACAGGAGAGCGCTCTTCTGGGCCTATAGCCATGAAAAGATTTG AGGAAATGGACTGGGACAAGAACGGAATGGTGACATTCAAGGAGTTCCTGTTTGCCTTCACTCGCTGGGTAGGAATTGATGAAAATGAGGATGAAGATGACGATGAATAA